A stretch of Campylobacter volucris DNA encodes these proteins:
- a CDS encoding type II asparaginase, whose product MCAAMALSLGAGIVEAKPKIAILATGGTIAGSIDSAVATTGYTAGVVGVDALIKAVPQIQDLAVIEGEQIANIDSKDMTNEIWLKLAKEVNKLLKSDVDGVVITHGTDTMEETAYFLNLTVKSDKPVVLVGAMRPSTAISADGPKNLYNAVALAVDPQAKNKGVMVAMDDRIQSARGVMKTHSLNVDAFSSPDMGDMGYIVDGKVFFYNTNPKLHTKKSPFDVSKLKELPKVDILYSYANDGSGVAAKALFENGTKGIVVAGTGAGSIHDYQKDVLKELLKKGLKVAVSSRVVSGRVAVSEADAKLGFIDTGDMSPQKARVLLMLALTKTNDPKKIQEYFLKY is encoded by the coding sequence ATGTGTGCTGCTATGGCACTGAGTTTAGGAGCAGGAATTGTGGAAGCAAAACCAAAAATTGCAATTTTAGCAACTGGTGGAACTATAGCTGGATCTATCGATAGCGCGGTAGCAACTACTGGTTATACAGCAGGTGTTGTAGGGGTAGATGCTTTGATTAAAGCAGTTCCTCAAATTCAAGATCTAGCTGTGATTGAAGGTGAGCAAATTGCAAACATTGATAGTAAAGATATGACAAATGAAATTTGGCTTAAACTTGCTAAAGAAGTAAATAAACTTTTAAAAAGTGATGTAGATGGAGTGGTGATTACTCATGGTACTGATACCATGGAAGAAACGGCTTATTTTTTAAATTTAACTGTTAAAAGTGATAAGCCTGTTGTTTTAGTTGGTGCAATGCGTCCTTCAACAGCTATAAGTGCTGATGGTCCGAAAAATCTTTATAATGCTGTGGCATTAGCTGTGGATCCACAAGCAAAAAATAAAGGCGTGATGGTTGCTATGGATGATAGAATTCAAAGTGCAAGAGGAGTAATGAAAACCCATAGTTTAAATGTCGATGCATTCAGCTCACCTGATATGGGAGATATGGGCTATATAGTAGATGGTAAAGTATTTTTTTATAATACTAACCCAAAATTACACACTAAAAAATCACCTTTTGATGTAAGCAAATTAAAAGAATTACCAAAAGTTGATATCCTTTATAGTTATGCAAATGATGGTAGTGGAGTTGCAGCTAAGGCTTTATTTGAAAATGGTACTAAAGGTATAGTAGTAGCTGGAACAGGTGCTGGTAGTATTCATGATTATCAAAAAGATGTTTTAAAAGAGCTTTTGAAAAAAGGTCTTAAAGTAGCAGTAAGCTCTCGTGTTGTATCAGGTAGAGTAGCAGTAAGTGAAGCTGATGCAAAACTTGGTTTTATTGATACAGGTGATATGAGCCCACAAAAAGCTAGAGTTTTATTAATGCTTGCTTTAACAAAAACTAACGATCCTAAAAAAATTCAAGAGTATTTCCTAAAATATTAA
- the map gene encoding type I methionyl aminopeptidase — MIEIKKPFEIEKLRKANELVARTLDYLESIIQPGMSLKLIDQKAEEFILDHGAKPSFKGLYGFPGAICISLNQACIHGVGDERILKEGDILGLDVGTCIDGYYGDAARTIPIGKISTQDEALIACAKDALYYAIDIIKEGMRFKELSYELGEFITKRGFVPLKGYCGHGIGKKPHGEPEIPNYLENGASAKSGPKIKNGMVFCIEPMVCQKDGTPVHLKGNWEAGSKDGLNAAHYEHCVAIINGKADILSK; from the coding sequence ATGATAGAAATCAAAAAACCTTTTGAAATTGAAAAATTACGCAAAGCAAATGAACTTGTAGCGAGGACCTTAGATTATTTAGAAAGTATTATACAGCCTGGTATGAGTTTAAAATTGATAGATCAAAAAGCTGAAGAATTTATACTTGATCACGGGGCAAAACCTTCGTTTAAAGGTTTATATGGCTTTCCTGGTGCAATTTGTATTTCATTAAATCAAGCTTGTATCCATGGCGTTGGCGATGAGAGAATTTTAAAAGAAGGTGATATTTTAGGTCTTGATGTAGGTACTTGTATAGATGGATATTATGGAGATGCAGCACGAACTATACCTATAGGTAAAATTTCAACGCAAGATGAGGCTTTGATAGCTTGTGCTAAAGATGCTTTGTATTATGCTATTGATATTATTAAAGAAGGTATGCGTTTTAAAGAGCTTTCTTATGAGTTAGGTGAATTTATAACTAAAAGAGGATTTGTGCCTTTGAAAGGTTATTGTGGCCATGGTATAGGAAAAAAACCTCACGGAGAACCTGAAATTCCAAATTATCTTGAAAATGGAGCAAGTGCTAAAAGTGGGCCAAAGATTAAAAATGGCATGGTTTTTTGTATAGAACCTATGGTATGTCAAAAAGACGGCACTCCAGTTCATTTAAAAGGAAATTGGGAAGCAGGTAGCAAAGATGGCTTAAATGCTGCTCATTATGAACATTGTGTTGCCATTATCAATGGAAAAGCAGATATTTTATCCAAGTAA
- the rpsM gene encoding 30S ribosomal protein S13, which translates to MARIAGVDLPKKKRIEYGLTYIYGIGLHTSRKILDKTGISYDKRVHELSEDEAAAIRKEIQENYMVEGDLRKQVAMDIKALMDLGSFRGLRHRKGLPVRGQKTKTNARTRKGKRKTVGAKS; encoded by the coding sequence ATGGCTCGTATCGCAGGTGTAGATTTACCAAAGAAAAAAAGAATCGAATATGGCTTGACTTATATTTATGGTATAGGTTTGCATACTTCAAGAAAAATCTTAGATAAAACAGGAATTTCTTATGACAAAAGAGTTCATGAGCTAAGTGAAGATGAAGCAGCAGCTATCCGTAAAGAAATTCAAGAAAATTACATGGTTGAAGGTGATCTTAGAAAACAAGTTGCTATGGATATAAAAGCATTGATGGATTTAGGAAGTTTTAGAGGATTAAGACATAGAAAAGGCTTACCAGTTCGCGGTCAAAAAACCAAAACTAATGCAAGAACTAGAAAAGGTAAGAGAAAAACTGTTGGTGCAAAATCATAA
- a CDS encoding ribonuclease HII: MDLVGVDEAGRGALAGDMHMGACKLFVDIADLKDSKKLSEKKRAILYEKIIQNSNFLILAFSPFQIDQLGLSKCLQLGLKIIKMHFNDSEILYDGNLNYGVDGIKTMVKADAKIQAVSAASILAKFSRDQKMKFLSQIYPEYGFDKHKGYGTNFHLEKIKIYNYTPIHRKSFIVKKFEKTLFDLS; encoded by the coding sequence ATGGACTTAGTTGGGGTAGATGAAGCAGGACGCGGAGCTTTAGCAGGAGATATGCATATGGGAGCTTGTAAGCTTTTTGTTGATATAGCTGATTTAAAAGATTCTAAAAAATTAAGTGAGAAAAAAAGAGCTATTTTATATGAAAAAATCATACAAAATTCAAATTTTTTGATCTTAGCATTTTCTCCTTTTCAAATTGATCAATTAGGTCTTAGTAAATGTTTGCAATTAGGCCTTAAAATCATAAAAATGCATTTTAATGATAGTGAAATTTTATATGATGGAAATTTAAATTATGGAGTTGATGGGATTAAAACCATGGTCAAAGCTGATGCAAAAATTCAAGCTGTTTCAGCTGCTAGTATCTTGGCTAAATTTAGTAGAGATCAAAAAATGAAATTTTTATCACAAATTTATCCAGAGTATGGCTTTGATAAACATAAAGGATATGGAACAAATTTTCATTTAGAAAAAATCAAAATTTATAATTACACTCCTATTCATAGAAAAAGTTTTATAGTGAAAAAATTTGAAAAAACTTTGTTTGATTTGAGCTGA
- the rpsK gene encoding 30S ribosomal protein S11, translating into MAKRKVVKKKVVKKNIAKGIVYINATFNNTMVTVTDEMGNAIAWSSAGGLGFKGSKKSTPYAAQQAVEDALNKAKEHGIKEVGIKVQGPGSGRETAVKSVGAMEGIKVAFLKDITPLAHNGCRPPKRRRV; encoded by the coding sequence ATGGCAAAAAGAAAAGTAGTAAAGAAAAAAGTAGTTAAAAAAAATATTGCAAAAGGTATAGTTTATATTAATGCAACTTTTAATAACACTATGGTAACAGTTACAGATGAAATGGGAAATGCTATTGCTTGGAGTAGTGCAGGTGGTTTAGGCTTTAAAGGTTCTAAAAAATCAACTCCTTATGCAGCACAACAAGCAGTAGAAGATGCTTTAAATAAAGCAAAAGAACATGGTATCAAAGAAGTAGGTATCAAAGTTCAAGGACCAGGAAGTGGTCGTGAGACAGCGGTAAAAAGTGTAGGTGCTATGGAAGGTATAAAAGTAGCTTTCTTAAAAGATATAACTCCATTAGCTCATAATGGTTGTAGACCACCAAAACGTCGTCGTGTCTAA
- the infA gene encoding translation initiation factor IF-1: MAKDDVIEIDGNVIEALPNATFKVELDNKHVILCHIAGKMRMHYIRIMPGDRVKVELTPYSLDKGRITFRYK, encoded by the coding sequence TTGGCAAAAGATGATGTTATCGAAATTGATGGTAATGTGATTGAAGCTTTACCAAATGCAACTTTTAAAGTTGAACTAGATAATAAACATGTAATACTTTGTCATATTGCTGGTAAAATGCGTATGCATTATATAAGAATTATGCCTGGCGATAGAGTTAAAGTAGAGCTTACCCCTTATAGTCTTGACAAGGGTCGTATAACTTTTAGGTATAAATAA
- a CDS encoding L-serine ammonia-lyase, producing the protein MGSNLSIFKVGVGPSSSHTLGPMLAGNMFCEKIKDKISQIVKIQIKLYGSLSLTGKGHLSDKAIIWGLSGLKAKELNAALQDRVFNKVLQEKILVLNSQKELNFDYDKDLIFEKDFLPLHENGLKVSAYDENGEIIAEEIYYSVGGGFVMSEAELQKHKDGACEQKHTKLELDINNASDALKICEERSWDLAKLSYEYELQFHTKEEIRAYCLEIWEVMQEVYYNGIHPSSDFLPGNLHLKRRAKGLNERLSMTSDPLGIIDFISLYAIAIAEENASGARVVTAPTNGACAVVPAVMLYLKNHTVGFNDEKAMNFLLSAMLIGSFYKKNASISGAEAGCQAEIGSASSMAAGAMATVMGFSANIACNAAEIAMEHHLGLTCDPVSGLVQIPCIERNAFGAIKAISAARMAMSRKSTPKVSLDEVIKTMYETGKDMNSKYKETSLGGLATNLTSVC; encoded by the coding sequence ATGGGTAGTAATTTAAGTATATTTAAAGTAGGTGTTGGTCCTTCATCTTCGCATACTTTAGGACCAATGTTAGCAGGTAATATGTTTTGCGAAAAAATCAAAGATAAAATTTCACAAATTGTAAAAATTCAAATTAAACTTTATGGCTCTTTGTCTTTAACAGGCAAGGGGCATTTAAGTGATAAAGCTATCATATGGGGTTTGAGTGGTTTAAAAGCCAAAGAGCTTAATGCTGCTTTGCAAGATAGAGTTTTTAACAAAGTTTTGCAAGAAAAAATTTTAGTTTTAAATTCTCAAAAAGAATTAAATTTTGACTATGATAAAGATTTAATTTTTGAAAAAGATTTTTTACCTTTGCATGAAAATGGTTTAAAAGTCAGTGCTTATGATGAAAATGGAGAAATCATTGCTGAAGAAATTTATTATTCAGTGGGTGGTGGTTTTGTTATGAGTGAAGCTGAACTTCAAAAACACAAAGATGGAGCTTGTGAGCAAAAACACACTAAATTAGAACTTGATATTAACAATGCAAGCGATGCTTTAAAAATTTGTGAAGAAAGATCATGGGATCTAGCAAAACTTTCTTATGAATATGAATTGCAATTTCATACAAAAGAAGAAATAAGAGCTTATTGTTTGGAAATTTGGGAAGTTATGCAAGAAGTTTATTATAATGGTATTCATCCAAGTTCAGATTTTCTTCCTGGAAATTTACATTTAAAGCGTCGTGCTAAAGGGCTTAATGAGCGTTTATCTATGACTAGCGATCCTTTAGGGATTATTGATTTTATATCTTTATATGCCATTGCTATTGCAGAAGAAAATGCAAGTGGAGCTAGAGTCGTAACTGCTCCGACTAATGGAGCTTGTGCGGTTGTGCCTGCTGTAATGCTTTATTTAAAAAATCACACAGTGGGTTTTAATGATGAAAAAGCTATGAATTTTTTATTAAGTGCGATGTTAATTGGCTCATTTTATAAAAAAAATGCAAGTATAAGCGGAGCTGAAGCTGGTTGTCAAGCAGAAATTGGTAGTGCAAGTTCTATGGCGGCTGGGGCTATGGCTACTGTTATGGGTTTTAGCGCAAATATAGCTTGTAATGCTGCTGAAATAGCTATGGAACATCATTTGGGCTTAACTTGTGATCCTGTAAGTGGTCTTGTGCAAATTCCTTGTATAGAAAGAAATGCTTTTGGCGCTATAAAAGCAATTTCAGCTGCAAGAATGGCAATGAGTAGAAAATCCACTCCAAAAGTGAGCCTTGATGAGGTTATTAAAACCATGTATGAAACTGGCAAAGATATGAATTCAAAATACAAAGAAACTTCCCTAGGTGGTTTAGCTACAAATCTTACAAGTGTTTGCTAA
- the murI gene encoding glutamate racemase: protein MKLGVFDSGVGGLSVLKSLLQTNFFEEYIYYGDTARVPYGVKDKDTIVKFSLEALEFFNQKQVDMLIIACNTVSAYALEILRANAKFPILGVIEAGVLATTNTLNDKNSKILVIATKATINSHQYKQRLSQEGYLAVEERATGLFVPMVEEGIFQGDFLNSAFKYYFDDLTYIPDALILACTHFPLISKSLQQYFGKQTRLIHSGEAIALQLKKEYNLKEKYHNPKVSFFASSDEEKLKNIAKIWLY, encoded by the coding sequence ATGAAATTAGGTGTTTTTGATAGCGGTGTAGGGGGGCTTAGTGTCTTAAAATCGCTTTTACAAACTAATTTTTTTGAAGAATATATTTATTATGGAGATACCGCAAGGGTTCCATATGGAGTAAAAGATAAAGATACTATCGTTAAATTTTCCCTAGAAGCATTAGAATTTTTCAATCAAAAACAAGTTGATATGTTAATCATTGCTTGTAATACAGTAAGTGCTTATGCTTTAGAAATATTAAGAGCTAATGCAAAATTTCCAATATTAGGGGTAATTGAAGCAGGTGTTTTAGCTACGACAAATACTCTTAATGATAAAAATTCTAAAATTTTAGTCATTGCAACTAAGGCTACAATAAATTCTCATCAATATAAACAACGACTATCTCAAGAAGGCTATTTGGCAGTAGAAGAAAGAGCCACTGGACTTTTTGTGCCTATGGTAGAAGAAGGAATTTTTCAAGGAGATTTTTTAAATTCAGCTTTTAAGTATTATTTTGATGATCTTACTTATATCCCTGATGCATTGATTTTAGCTTGTACGCATTTTCCTTTGATTTCAAAATCCTTACAGCAGTATTTTGGTAAGCAAACTAGACTTATTCATTCTGGCGAAGCCATAGCTTTGCAACTTAAAAAAGAGTATAATTTAAAAGAAAAATATCATAACCCTAAAGTTTCATTTTTTGCCTCAAGTGATGAAGAAAAATTAAAAAATATTGCAAAAATTTGGCTTTATTGA
- the rpmJ gene encoding 50S ribosomal protein L36, translating to MKVRPSVKKMCDKCKVVRRKGVVRIICENPKHKQRQG from the coding sequence ATGAAAGTTAGACCATCTGTTAAAAAGATGTGCGACAAGTGCAAAGTAGTTCGCCGTAAAGGTGTGGTTCGCATTATTTGCGAAAATCCAAAACATAAACAAAGACAAGGATAA
- a CDS encoding DNA-deoxyinosine glycosylase, giving the protein MQFLTHPFEPFFDENSKILILGSFPSIKSREENFYYQHSKNRFWKIFELLFDCKLQTIYDQKLFLKTHHIALWDVIASCKIKNSDDKTISYAKANDINVILNKAKIEKIFVLGKIASKYFVKFYPDVKFFELPSSSPANMSYSLEDLVQKYSIIKEN; this is encoded by the coding sequence ATGCAGTTTCTAACCCATCCTTTTGAACCTTTTTTTGATGAAAATTCAAAAATTTTAATTTTAGGTTCTTTTCCTTCTATAAAATCAAGAGAAGAAAATTTTTATTATCAACATAGTAAAAATCGTTTTTGGAAGATTTTTGAGCTTTTGTTTGATTGTAAATTACAAACTATATATGATCAAAAATTATTTTTAAAAACTCATCATATAGCACTTTGGGATGTTATAGCAAGTTGCAAGATAAAAAATTCAGATGATAAAACTATTTCTTATGCAAAAGCAAATGATATCAATGTCATTTTAAACAAAGCAAAGATAGAAAAAATTTTTGTTTTGGGAAAAATTGCAAGTAAATATTTTGTGAAATTTTATCCTGATGTTAAATTTTTTGAGCTTCCATCAAGCTCTCCTGCAAATATGAGTTATTCTTTAGAAGATCTAGTTCAAAAATACAGCATTATCAAGGAAAATTAA
- a CDS encoding ferritin family protein, translating into MRQYETYKCQKCGNEVEVQNVGGGKLSCCNEEMQCITKDLTAVNLMKAFAGESMARNKYDLFADIAQEEGWHAIARHFREAAENEKWHARAEFKAYHELVDGKALEETAKNLICAADGENYEHTIMYPNFAKIAEDEGKKNIARLFTAIGKVEIEHEREYLALKKMLEEEDFFNSEVEDLWVCEVCGHIHRGKKAPAACPLCKAPKEYFKREFLG; encoded by the coding sequence ATGAGACAATATGAAACATATAAATGTCAAAAATGTGGCAATGAAGTAGAAGTTCAAAATGTTGGTGGTGGAAAGCTTAGCTGTTGCAATGAAGAAATGCAATGTATTACTAAAGATCTCACAGCTGTAAATTTAATGAAAGCCTTTGCTGGAGAATCTATGGCTAGAAATAAATACGACTTATTTGCAGATATCGCTCAAGAAGAAGGTTGGCATGCAATTGCAAGACATTTTAGAGAAGCTGCTGAAAATGAAAAATGGCATGCAAGAGCTGAATTTAAAGCTTATCATGAATTAGTTGATGGTAAAGCTTTAGAAGAAACAGCTAAGAATTTAATTTGTGCAGCTGATGGTGAAAATTATGAACATACTATCATGTATCCAAATTTTGCAAAAATTGCAGAAGATGAAGGAAAGAAAAATATAGCAAGATTATTTACTGCTATTGGTAAAGTAGAGATTGAACATGAAAGAGAGTATTTAGCACTTAAAAAAATGCTTGAAGAAGAAGACTTTTTTAATTCTGAAGTAGAAGATTTATGGGTTTGTGAAGTTTGCGGTCATATACATCGTGGCAAAAAAGCTCCAGCAGCCTGTCCTTTGTGTAAAGCTCCAAAAGAATACTTCAAACGCGAATTTTTAGGATAA
- a CDS encoding L-serine transporter: protein MLSLFGTAVGAGILFLPIKAGIGGFWPVVVMTLIIFPMVYLSHRALSRFVCQAHGHDRDITHAAEEYFGRKVSVFISVLYFFAIFPICLAYCVGITNTFESFIYHQFLPLLNPDGTLASSIRMMYETNVEANGKTIVSLLPLYRAILAFVLVSIFMLIMLFSEELITKVCQWLVYPLCAILFLFSLYLIPQWSFESFGAIPGMKEFITIVWLTLPVLVFSFNHSPAISTFSLSVKREYKENSVQKANQILFRTSVMLLIFVMFFVVSCVLSLTPAELADARAQNIPVLSYFANKLDNPFISYGGPLVAFLAISSSFFGHYFGAREGAYGIVRKCCKLAGNENPDLKKIAAYSTLIMYVVMLITAYVNPSILGFIESLGGPIIAAILFLMPMIAIYTVSKMKKFQNKALDAFVFITGILTIITVIYTF from the coding sequence ATGCTTTCTCTTTTTGGGACAGCAGTTGGAGCTGGAATTTTATTTTTACCTATTAAGGCAGGTATTGGAGGTTTTTGGCCTGTTGTTGTTATGACTTTGATTATTTTTCCAATGGTCTATTTAAGTCATAGGGCTTTAAGTCGTTTTGTTTGTCAAGCACATGGACATGATAGAGATATCACTCACGCAGCTGAAGAATATTTTGGTAGAAAAGTGAGTGTTTTTATTTCAGTGCTTTATTTTTTTGCTATTTTCCCAATTTGTTTAGCATATTGTGTGGGTATTACAAATACATTTGAAAGTTTTATCTATCATCAATTTTTACCATTATTAAACCCAGATGGTACTTTAGCTAGTAGTATTCGTATGATGTATGAAACTAATGTTGAAGCAAATGGCAAAACCATAGTTAGTCTTTTACCGTTATATAGGGCTATACTTGCATTTGTTTTAGTAAGTATTTTTATGCTTATTATGCTTTTTAGTGAAGAATTAATCACTAAAGTTTGTCAATGGCTTGTTTATCCTTTATGCGCTATTTTATTTTTATTTTCTTTATATCTTATACCGCAATGGTCTTTTGAAAGTTTTGGTGCGATTCCAGGAATGAAAGAATTTATCACTATAGTATGGCTAACTTTACCGGTTTTAGTATTTTCTTTTAATCATTCTCCAGCTATTTCTACTTTTTCTTTAAGTGTAAAAAGAGAGTATAAAGAAAATTCAGTCCAAAAAGCAAATCAAATTTTATTTAGAACTTCAGTTATGCTTTTAATATTTGTAATGTTTTTTGTGGTTTCTTGCGTGCTTTCTTTAACTCCAGCAGAATTAGCTGATGCAAGGGCTCAAAACATACCTGTGCTTTCTTATTTTGCTAATAAACTTGACAATCCATTTATTTCTTATGGTGGTCCTTTAGTGGCGTTTTTAGCAATTTCAAGTTCATTTTTTGGACACTATTTTGGCGCTAGAGAAGGAGCTTATGGTATAGTTAGAAAATGTTGTAAATTAGCAGGAAATGAAAATCCAGACTTAAAGAAAATTGCAGCGTATTCAACACTAATAATGTATGTTGTTATGTTAATTACTGCTTATGTAAATCCTAGTATTTTAGGTTTTATAGAAAGTCTTGGTGGGCCAATTATAGCAGCGATATTGTTTTTAATGCCAATGATTGCTATTTACACTGTTTCTAAAATGAAAAAATTTCAAAATAAAGCTTTAGATGCTTTTGTGTTTATCACAGGAATTTTAACTATCATCACTGTGATTTATACTTTTTGA